One part of the Methylobacterium mesophilicum SR1.6/6 genome encodes these proteins:
- the ssb gene encoding single-stranded DNA-binding protein, translating into MLNKVTLIGRLGRDPEVRHTQAGDRVVSFGLATSERWKDKTTGERKERTEWHNVVIFNDGLGRVAEQYLKKGSKVYLEGQIQSRKYQGNDGVERTAFEIVLRRYAGEMTLLDDGERRPAPDPDSYGTTRSRETAPGSVQSGGASRPAIPAGSPDRSGYELDDDIPF; encoded by the coding sequence ATGCTCAACAAGGTCACGCTCATCGGCCGGCTCGGCCGGGACCCAGAGGTCCGCCACACCCAAGCCGGCGACCGCGTCGTCAGCTTCGGGCTCGCCACCTCCGAGCGCTGGAAGGACAAGACCACCGGCGAGCGGAAGGAGCGCACCGAGTGGCACAACGTCGTCATCTTCAACGACGGGCTTGGGCGTGTCGCCGAGCAATATTTGAAGAAGGGCTCGAAGGTCTACCTCGAAGGTCAGATCCAGAGCCGCAAGTACCAGGGCAACGACGGCGTGGAGCGCACGGCCTTCGAGATCGTGCTGCGCCGCTACGCCGGCGAGATGACGCTGCTGGACGATGGCGAGCGCCGCCCCGCGCCCGATCCCGACAGCTACGGCACGACCCGCTCGCGGGAGACCGCGCCTGGCTCCGTCCAGTCCGGCGGCGCGTCACGCCCCGCGATCCCGGCCGGCAGCCCGGATCGCTCCGGCTACGAGCTGGACGACGACATCCCGTTCTGA
- a CDS encoding S24 family peptidase — translation MLTGVTEKFPNGLAAAMERAGIGPTDLARRLSATKQDVSRWAKGERRLPPEVANIAAPILNTSAAALLLLNEAKPTRVFLGGKIGAGGAIDTSSEQAEPSVRYEVETMVQVPDASIAYQVVGDSMLPIFEPDTVIICRAHTQEVAQHIGRRVAVGTTEHGRQLKILHQGSKPNLFDLISLNQAYPTMRDVRVEWVARIAAIIPADEWRIIERRIQMEAVNEARLKKPSQRQARGRA, via the coding sequence ATGCTGACCGGCGTGACGGAGAAGTTTCCAAATGGGCTGGCCGCCGCGATGGAGCGGGCAGGTATCGGTCCCACAGACCTTGCACGTCGCCTCAGTGCGACAAAGCAGGATGTTTCGCGCTGGGCCAAGGGAGAGCGCCGTTTGCCGCCAGAAGTTGCTAATATCGCTGCGCCGATTCTCAACACCTCAGCCGCGGCCCTCTTACTGCTGAACGAAGCGAAGCCGACACGTGTCTTTCTAGGAGGGAAGATCGGAGCCGGCGGCGCGATTGATACGTCAAGCGAACAAGCCGAGCCGAGTGTACGGTACGAAGTCGAGACGATGGTTCAGGTTCCGGATGCCTCGATCGCATATCAGGTAGTCGGCGATTCGATGCTGCCCATTTTCGAGCCAGACACGGTCATCATCTGTCGCGCACACACCCAGGAGGTCGCACAGCACATCGGCCGACGGGTCGCCGTCGGCACTACGGAGCACGGGCGCCAACTCAAGATCCTCCACCAAGGATCGAAGCCAAACCTGTTTGACCTGATTAGCCTCAACCAAGCCTACCCAACGATGAGGGATGTTAGGGTCGAATGGGTCGCGCGCATCGCCGCGATCATTCCGGCAGACGAATGGCGCATTATCGAGCGCCGCATTCAAATGGAGGCGGTGAATGAGGCGCGCTTAAAAAAACCCTCACAACGGCAGGCCCGAGGCAGAGCTTGA
- a CDS encoding helix-turn-helix domain-containing protein: protein MKLTAYLGEHAISDSAFAERIGVTRQSLWRYKSGERRPDWDVLERIAQETAGHVTPNDFLDEAPPAVVDAHASETLAHPHPAGAPL, encoded by the coding sequence ATGAAGCTGACGGCCTATCTCGGTGAGCACGCCATCTCCGACTCCGCATTTGCGGAGCGGATTGGCGTCACGCGGCAGTCGCTCTGGCGCTACAAGTCTGGCGAGCGCCGACCAGATTGGGATGTGCTGGAGCGAATCGCCCAGGAAACTGCCGGTCACGTCACTCCCAACGACTTCTTAGATGAGGCCCCTCCGGCCGTAGTCGACGCGCATGCGTCCGAAACCCTAGCCCACCCCCATCCTGCAGGAGCGCCCCTCTGA
- a CDS encoding integrase — protein MPVDKDLYAPGLKRMKRHNGRVDLYWVADEKLVKAGYLPKTVRLFGTWPSVEVASRCAILHAEMLEWAEGFAPARNAAPPGTLEWVCRAFETDADSPYHDKRQATRVFYAKYIRKLVDTAGGMHLADILGRDVRRWHKDWIASTGERSAYACIQTLRRVVNYGCELRLPDAIELAAVLERTEFPMPRKRKHRPTFEQVVALRQAAHAAGRPSVALAVALQFELGLRQKDVIGEWVRPSPAERAAIAGAITDGAWVWQWGLTWNHIGLEQLLEKPTSKSNGREVAAHDLRLHPEILAELPPRGVGPVVLDERSKLPWRATHFSHTFRKIARSAGWPDDLWNMDSRAGAVSEAFEAGADATDVMRTATHTHMATTMIYNRGGVVQSSRVAELRAARRKAREQA, from the coding sequence ATGCCCGTGGACAAAGATCTGTACGCGCCCGGTCTTAAGCGCATGAAGCGCCATAACGGGCGGGTCGACCTGTACTGGGTCGCCGACGAGAAGCTCGTGAAGGCGGGCTATCTGCCCAAGACCGTGCGCCTGTTCGGCACGTGGCCGTCGGTCGAGGTCGCGAGCCGCTGCGCGATCCTTCACGCCGAAATGCTGGAATGGGCGGAAGGGTTCGCGCCCGCCCGCAACGCCGCGCCGCCGGGCACGCTCGAATGGGTGTGCCGCGCCTTCGAGACCGACGCCGATTCGCCCTACCACGACAAGCGGCAGGCGACGCGGGTGTTCTACGCCAAGTACATCCGCAAGCTCGTCGATACGGCCGGCGGCATGCATCTCGCCGACATCCTCGGCCGGGACGTGCGCCGCTGGCACAAGGACTGGATCGCCTCGACCGGTGAGCGCTCGGCCTACGCGTGCATCCAGACCCTGCGGCGGGTGGTGAATTACGGGTGCGAGCTACGCCTGCCGGACGCGATCGAGCTGGCCGCCGTCTTGGAGCGGACCGAGTTCCCGATGCCGCGTAAGCGCAAGCACCGACCGACGTTCGAGCAGGTCGTGGCGCTGCGCCAGGCCGCGCACGCCGCCGGGCGGCCGAGCGTGGCGCTCGCCGTCGCGCTCCAGTTCGAGCTGGGCCTGCGCCAGAAGGACGTGATCGGCGAGTGGGTACGCCCCTCCCCGGCCGAGCGGGCCGCGATTGCCGGCGCAATCACGGACGGCGCGTGGGTTTGGCAGTGGGGCCTGACCTGGAATCACATCGGGCTCGAGCAACTCCTGGAAAAGCCAACCTCGAAGTCGAACGGGCGCGAGGTCGCCGCGCACGATCTGCGGCTGCACCCGGAGATTCTCGCCGAGCTGCCGCCACGCGGGGTCGGGCCAGTGGTGCTGGACGAGCGCTCCAAGCTGCCGTGGCGGGCGACGCACTTCTCGCACACCTTCCGCAAGATCGCCCGCTCTGCCGGCTGGCCGGACGACCTATGGAACATGGACAGCCGGGCCGGCGCGGTGTCCGAGGCGTTCGAAGCGGGGGCCGATGCGACCGACGTCATGCGCACGGCCACGCACACGCACATGGCCACCACCATGATCTACAATCGCGGGGGCGTGGTGCAATCGAGCCGCGTCGCCGAGCTGCGCGCCGCCCGCAGAAAGGCTCGCGAACAAGCCTGA
- a CDS encoding DUF4339 domain-containing protein, whose amino-acid sequence MDWYYERGGERLGPVIAEKMQSLISAGDIAPETLVWNTSFGTTWRRAGDTELMAADIAGPPPLPTTHVSDAYAWLLALVPAIGAVVERAIADNGTQLSWKAVMLAYFGANTALSLLDANKINKAGRNPNNINLGRWFWLIPAYLYQRSRTLFQNQKFLIIWLVTFFGAMVWQTPGLLKGEVYLGFGLPTCNSASSVNQVKKIFGDIPLVKMYGVTAIDLTAINELSKNDKSRQCSGSVAASNGNTIAVRYTITEQGESYYYNVNIIN is encoded by the coding sequence ATGGATTGGTATTACGAACGAGGCGGCGAGCGTCTTGGACCTGTAATCGCCGAGAAGATGCAGTCCTTAATTTCGGCTGGCGATATAGCGCCGGAAACACTTGTTTGGAACACTAGTTTCGGCACCACTTGGCGGCGGGCCGGCGATACTGAATTGATGGCCGCCGACATCGCAGGACCTCCGCCGCTTCCGACCACTCACGTGTCTGACGCGTATGCTTGGTTACTCGCACTCGTGCCGGCAATCGGTGCGGTCGTCGAGAGGGCGATTGCCGACAACGGCACGCAACTTTCTTGGAAAGCGGTGATGCTGGCGTATTTCGGTGCGAACACAGCTCTCAGTCTACTCGACGCTAACAAGATTAATAAAGCTGGCCGTAATCCGAACAACATTAATTTAGGACGATGGTTTTGGCTGATACCGGCTTACCTGTATCAACGTTCAAGAACCTTGTTCCAAAATCAGAAATTCTTGATAATCTGGTTAGTCACTTTCTTCGGTGCAATGGTTTGGCAGACGCCTGGCCTTCTCAAGGGTGAGGTTTATCTTGGCTTCGGACTTCCAACATGTAATAGTGCCTCGTCTGTGAACCAAGTCAAAAAGATCTTCGGTGATATTCCTTTGGTCAAGATGTATGGTGTCACTGCGATTGATCTGACTGCGATCAATGAATTGTCAAAAAACGATAAGTCGCGGCAGTGTTCCGGCAGCGTTGCTGCCAGCAATGGCAATACGATTGCCGTTCGCTACACGATTACAGAGCAGGGAGAAAGTTACTACTATAACGTTAACATTATCAATTAA